One part of the Salinivirga cyanobacteriivorans genome encodes these proteins:
- a CDS encoding GH3 auxin-responsive promoter family protein, with product MPILNSIVSWLNIKRMSQINLMRQYPADVQYETFLRLINQAAPTEWGKKYNYREIKGYDSFKERVPLQTYDDIKPWVDRMRKGESELLWPGEIKWFAKSSGTTADKSKFIPVTEESLEECHFRGGKDVMAIYNDNYPENNYLSGKALTLGGSHQINESRESYYGDLSAILIQNMPFWTHFIRTPNKETILIDEFENKIEKIMSATLEENVTSLAGVPSWMLVLIKAILEKTGKQNLLEVWPNLELFIHGGVNFTPYRQMYKELIPSDQMRYMETYNASEGFFAIQDEPSRDDMLLMLDLGVFYEFIPMDQLDEDHPKTVTIEEVEIGKNYAMVISTNSGLWRYMIGDTVIFTSTFPHKLKISGRTKHFINAFGEELIVDNAIKAIDVACKNSNAKVSQFTAAPIYMKNKDSGGHEWIIEFEREPDSMDHFTVSLDNALQTVNSDYEAKRYKDSVLSMPVIHKAPDGLFYKWMKKRGKLGGQNKVPQLANNRKYIDELIQMMP from the coding sequence ATGCCAATTCTTAACTCCATAGTTTCGTGGCTGAATATTAAGCGTATGTCGCAAATTAACCTGATGCGACAGTATCCTGCAGATGTTCAGTATGAAACATTTCTACGATTAATAAACCAGGCAGCACCAACCGAGTGGGGCAAAAAATATAATTACAGGGAAATAAAAGGTTACGATAGTTTTAAGGAACGTGTGCCTTTACAAACATATGACGATATAAAACCCTGGGTTGATCGTATGCGGAAAGGAGAGTCTGAATTGCTGTGGCCTGGCGAAATTAAATGGTTTGCCAAGTCATCAGGTACTACAGCTGATAAAAGTAAATTTATTCCAGTCACCGAAGAGTCACTCGAAGAGTGTCATTTTAGAGGTGGCAAGGATGTAATGGCCATTTATAACGATAATTACCCGGAGAATAATTATTTGTCAGGTAAAGCTTTAACGCTAGGAGGTAGTCATCAAATTAATGAATCGAGAGAATCTTATTATGGCGATTTATCTGCTATTCTTATTCAGAATATGCCATTTTGGACTCATTTTATCCGTACGCCCAATAAAGAGACCATTCTGATTGACGAGTTTGAGAATAAAATTGAAAAAATAATGAGCGCCACTCTGGAGGAGAATGTTACCAGCCTGGCTGGAGTTCCTTCATGGATGTTGGTGCTGATAAAAGCTATACTTGAGAAAACCGGGAAGCAAAATTTACTTGAAGTGTGGCCCAATCTGGAACTTTTTATACATGGAGGCGTCAATTTTACCCCTTACCGGCAAATGTACAAAGAGCTTATTCCATCAGATCAGATGCGTTACATGGAAACTTATAACGCCTCCGAAGGTTTCTTTGCTATACAAGATGAACCCAGTCGTGATGATATGCTTTTGATGCTTGACCTGGGCGTGTTTTATGAGTTTATTCCTATGGATCAACTTGATGAAGATCATCCTAAAACAGTAACTATTGAGGAGGTCGAAATCGGGAAAAACTATGCCATGGTCATTAGTACCAATAGTGGTTTGTGGCGCTACATGATTGGTGATACCGTGATTTTTACTTCTACGTTTCCGCATAAACTGAAAATTTCAGGCCGTACAAAGCACTTTATTAATGCATTTGGTGAAGAACTGATTGTAGATAATGCGATAAAAGCAATTGATGTTGCGTGTAAAAATTCCAATGCTAAGGTATCGCAGTTTACAGCTGCCCCTATTTATATGAAAAATAAGGATTCAGGTGGGCACGAATGGATAATTGAGTTTGAACGCGAACCTGATAGTATGGATCATTTTACTGTATCGCTGGACAATGCCCTTCAAACCGTAAACAGCGATTACGAAGCAAAAAGATACAAAGACAGCGTGCTGTCAATGCCCGTAATTCATAAAGCACCTGACGGGTTGTTTTACAAATGGATGAAAAAACGCGGCAAGCTCGGTGGCCAAAATAAAGTTCCACAACTTGCCAATAACCGCAAGTATATTGATGAACTTATTCAAATGATGCCATAA
- a CDS encoding CvpA family protein yields the protein MNYFDLAIAIPLIWGVYKGFTKGFINSLATLAALVLGIIGAIKFSGITSVFLAKNLNIGTTYLPLISFAVTFIGIIIAIHFLARIIDKLLSAVALGGFNRIAGALFGLAKYGFIVSIVLIILNYIDRQVQFMPNDKKEASLLYDPVSKFAPTIIPYIDLERLKSEVQNRVPDMNKEDPIPKEKG from the coding sequence ATGAACTATTTCGACCTGGCCATTGCAATACCGCTGATTTGGGGAGTTTATAAAGGATTTACCAAAGGGTTTATTAACTCACTGGCTACATTAGCGGCCCTGGTACTTGGAATTATTGGCGCTATTAAGTTTAGTGGTATTACAAGTGTTTTTCTTGCCAAAAACCTCAATATCGGAACTACCTATTTACCTTTAATTTCATTTGCAGTAACTTTTATTGGTATTATAATCGCCATTCATTTTCTGGCCCGCATTATTGACAAACTACTTTCTGCAGTAGCCCTTGGAGGTTTTAACCGCATTGCCGGGGCACTTTTTGGGTTGGCTAAATATGGTTTCATTGTTAGTATTGTTTTAATTATTCTAAACTATATTGACCGACAGGTGCAGTTTATGCCAAATGATAAAAAAGAAGCTTCGCTGCTTTACGACCCTGTGTCAAAATTCGCACCAACCATAATCCCATATATTGACCTCGAACGCTTAAAATCTGAAGTCCAAAACCGCGTGCCTGACATGAACAAAGAGGACCCAATTCCAAAAGAGAAAGGCTAA
- the tyrS gene encoding tyrosine--tRNA ligase, giving the protein MTNFVEELKWRGMIHDIMPGTEEQLAKEMTSAYVGIDPTADSLHIGHLVGVMMLKHLQRAGHKPIALVGGATGMIGDPSGKSQERNLLDEPTLRHNEEALKAQLAKFLDFETPSENKAELVNNYDWMKDFSFLEFIRDIGKHLTVNYMMSKDSVKKRLSAESSEGMSFTEFTYQLVQGYDFMWLYKHKNCKLQMGGSDQWGNITTGTELIRRKLSGEAFAMTCPLITKADGGKFGKTEKGNIWLDENRTSPYEFYQFWLNTSDEDAGKFIKIFTLLGKEEIKTLEQEHLEAPHQRKLQKRLAEEMTIMVHGEDALKMAQEASQILFGKSTNENLKAIDERTFLSVFEGVPTFDIDKNWLNDGVNVVDLLAEKTQVFGSKGEMRRLVKGGGVSINKEKIQDVELTVDTSYLLNNKYILVQKGKKKYFVLQCQ; this is encoded by the coding sequence ATGACGAATTTTGTAGAAGAACTGAAATGGCGAGGTATGATTCATGATATTATGCCGGGCACAGAAGAGCAACTAGCAAAAGAAATGACTTCAGCATACGTTGGAATCGACCCTACTGCTGATTCACTCCACATAGGCCATCTTGTTGGCGTAATGATGTTAAAACATTTACAAAGAGCCGGGCATAAACCAATAGCGCTGGTAGGCGGGGCTACAGGAATGATTGGCGACCCCTCGGGAAAATCGCAGGAACGCAATTTACTCGACGAACCCACCCTTCGTCATAATGAAGAAGCCCTAAAAGCCCAACTGGCAAAATTTCTGGACTTTGAAACACCCTCTGAAAACAAAGCCGAATTGGTTAACAACTACGATTGGATGAAAGATTTTTCGTTCCTTGAATTCATTCGCGACATAGGTAAGCACCTCACTGTAAACTACATGATGAGCAAGGATTCGGTTAAAAAACGACTGAGTGCAGAATCATCTGAGGGGATGTCTTTTACCGAATTCACTTATCAACTTGTACAGGGATATGATTTCATGTGGCTTTATAAACATAAAAATTGCAAGTTGCAGATGGGTGGTTCTGACCAATGGGGTAACATTACTACCGGCACTGAACTTATAAGACGTAAACTTTCAGGAGAAGCATTTGCCATGACCTGCCCGTTAATTACAAAAGCCGACGGCGGTAAATTTGGTAAAACCGAAAAAGGCAATATCTGGTTGGATGAAAATCGCACCTCACCTTACGAATTCTATCAATTTTGGTTGAACACATCAGACGAAGATGCCGGAAAATTCATCAAGATATTTACATTATTGGGCAAAGAAGAAATAAAAACACTTGAGCAGGAACATCTGGAAGCACCTCATCAAAGGAAACTTCAAAAGCGCCTGGCTGAAGAAATGACCATAATGGTGCACGGCGAAGATGCCCTGAAAATGGCACAGGAGGCTTCACAAATATTGTTTGGTAAATCAACCAACGAAAACCTGAAGGCAATCGACGAGCGCACCTTTTTATCTGTATTTGAGGGTGTACCAACCTTCGATATCGATAAAAACTGGTTAAATGATGGCGTGAATGTTGTAGATTTATTGGCAGAAAAAACACAGGTTTTTGGCTCCAAGGGAGAAATGCGCCGACTGGTAAAAGGCGGAGGCGTAAGCATAAACAAGGAAAAAATCCAGGATGTGGAGCTAACAGTTGATACATCATATTTGTTAAACAACAAATACATCCTTGTACAAAAAGGCAAAAAGAAATATTTTGTATTACAATGTCAATAG
- a CDS encoding NUDIX hydrolase, with the protein MSIDSKELINLIEHEIKELPGREAHRLMSPKHRVLKPTRDQKPRQSAVLILLYPKNDSTQIVMIKRAEYDGVHSGQIAFPGGKKEPGDNNLLDTALRETFEEIGLRRNDIRIIGKLSPLFIPVSNMCVHPWVGFYNSQPVFVKQDKEVQQVLSISLDQLLGNEVITQSVFSGAHYQVEAPCYFVNGLRIWGASAMILSEFITILKRNTDLGRS; encoded by the coding sequence ATGTCAATAGATAGCAAAGAACTAATAAATTTAATTGAACATGAAATAAAAGAATTACCGGGACGTGAGGCACATCGCCTTATGTCTCCGAAGCATCGCGTTTTAAAACCAACCAGGGACCAAAAGCCCCGGCAAAGCGCGGTATTAATCTTGCTATATCCTAAAAACGACAGCACACAGATCGTAATGATCAAGCGTGCCGAATACGACGGTGTACATAGTGGTCAAATTGCGTTTCCCGGTGGTAAAAAAGAACCCGGAGACAACAACCTGCTCGATACAGCCCTGCGTGAAACCTTCGAAGAAATTGGCTTGCGAAGGAACGACATTCGCATCATCGGTAAACTATCTCCTTTATTTATTCCGGTTAGCAACATGTGCGTACACCCATGGGTAGGTTTCTATAACAGCCAACCTGTTTTTGTAAAACAAGACAAAGAAGTGCAGCAAGTTTTATCTATTTCTTTAGACCAGCTTTTAGGAAATGAGGTCATTACACAATCGGTATTTTCCGGTGCCCATTACCAGGTGGAAGCCCCTTGTTACTTTGTAAACGGATTGCGCATATGGGGTGCTTCAGCAATGATTCTCAGTGAATTTATTACCATATTGAAAAGAAACACTGATTTAGGCAGATCATAG
- a CDS encoding DUF1987 domain-containing protein, translating into MIFNEGDHHKPSIKFDKETGTLSVTGSSYPENAEKVYYPVLDWLSEFDFGQTPKMILHISLKYYNTATSKKLFEIIKKYNQAWKNGQKTEIRWEYMSDDEDMFESGRYYSELVEVPFHFIEIPD; encoded by the coding sequence ATGATTTTTAACGAAGGAGACCATCATAAACCGAGCATCAAATTCGACAAAGAAACCGGAACCCTCTCCGTTACAGGGAGTTCTTATCCTGAAAATGCAGAAAAAGTTTATTATCCGGTGCTTGACTGGCTAAGCGAATTTGATTTTGGGCAAACACCCAAAATGATACTACACATTTCATTAAAATATTATAATACTGCCACATCGAAAAAGCTTTTTGAAATTATTAAAAAGTACAACCAGGCCTGGAAAAATGGTCAAAAGACCGAAATACGCTGGGAATACATGAGCGACGATGAGGACATGTTCGAATCTGGAAGATACTACAGCGAACTGGTGGAGGTACCTTTTCACTTTATTGAAATTCCTGATTAA
- a CDS encoding BCCT family transporter, with translation MQKSKMKPHDSEAHLKSNKRYFDVDGPVFWPAAVLIILFIAVTLIIGKPMEKIFSSVQDNISDFGGWFFVLSVNFFLFFVFFIAFSKFGKIRLGGDRAKPEFSLGAWFAMLFSAGMGIGILFWSVGEPMNHFMSPPQGEAGTVEAARLSMETTFLHWGLHAWGIYALVGMALAFFTFNKKLPLTISSVFYPLLGEKVHGPWGKVINVLAVVATLFGLATSLGMGVQQVSAGLAHLFDLPDTVTSQVILITLITFAATGSVIAGLSGGVKRLSQLNMYLGALFLLFMLLVGPSLFIFDSFVQNLGAYVQNFFELSSWTETYQQSDWQNGWTVFYWAWWISWSPFVGMFIARISRGRTLKEFVLGVLIVPTLLTFFWLSTFGGSAMYLEINAMADIAGAVSENVATSLYVLLEQFPLSLITSSVGVILVTSFFVTSSDSGSLVVDSLTAGGKLDAPVPQRIFWALTEGAVAAVLLIGGGLGALQTAAISTGLPFAILLIILAFSLLKGLRMEYSNMMELKREEERKEYQDTIANLIRKREKAKSSGKSDEQKQNS, from the coding sequence ATGCAAAAATCTAAGATGAAACCACATGACAGTGAGGCCCATCTAAAAAGCAACAAACGTTATTTTGATGTAGATGGGCCTGTCTTTTGGCCTGCCGCAGTCCTGATTATTCTTTTCATTGCCGTTACACTGATTATAGGAAAACCAATGGAGAAAATATTTTCCTCCGTACAGGATAATATTTCAGATTTTGGAGGATGGTTTTTTGTATTATCAGTAAACTTTTTCTTGTTTTTTGTCTTTTTTATAGCTTTTAGCAAGTTCGGCAAAATTAGGCTTGGCGGAGATCGCGCAAAGCCGGAATTTTCATTGGGAGCCTGGTTTGCCATGTTATTTAGTGCCGGTATGGGTATAGGTATTCTATTCTGGAGCGTTGGCGAACCCATGAATCACTTTATGAGCCCTCCCCAGGGAGAAGCCGGAACTGTAGAGGCCGCGAGACTATCCATGGAAACTACCTTTCTTCATTGGGGCCTACACGCATGGGGTATATATGCCCTTGTCGGTATGGCTTTGGCATTCTTCACCTTTAACAAGAAATTGCCTTTAACCATCAGTTCAGTATTCTATCCCTTACTTGGAGAAAAAGTTCATGGCCCATGGGGAAAAGTTATTAATGTACTAGCCGTAGTAGCAACACTATTTGGGTTAGCCACTTCACTTGGTATGGGCGTGCAACAGGTGAGTGCCGGCCTGGCTCATTTGTTCGACTTGCCCGACACAGTTACGTCCCAGGTAATTTTAATCACCCTGATTACTTTTGCTGCAACCGGTTCGGTTATAGCAGGGTTAAGTGGTGGTGTGAAGCGTTTGAGTCAGCTTAACATGTACCTGGGAGCCCTGTTTTTATTATTCATGCTTCTGGTAGGGCCTTCATTATTTATTTTCGACTCATTTGTGCAAAATTTGGGAGCCTACGTGCAAAATTTCTTTGAGCTTTCTTCATGGACCGAAACTTACCAGCAGTCTGACTGGCAAAATGGGTGGACCGTTTTTTACTGGGCATGGTGGATTAGCTGGTCACCATTTGTAGGTATGTTTATAGCCCGCATTTCACGTGGCCGTACTTTGAAAGAATTTGTCCTTGGCGTACTTATCGTGCCGACCTTACTAACTTTCTTTTGGTTATCGACCTTTGGCGGTAGCGCAATGTATTTGGAAATAAATGCCATGGCCGATATTGCAGGTGCAGTATCTGAAAATGTGGCAACCTCATTGTATGTGCTCCTTGAGCAATTTCCATTGTCGCTAATCACATCCAGCGTAGGAGTAATACTGGTCACCAGTTTCTTTGTAACCTCTTCTGACTCCGGCTCATTGGTAGTGGATAGTTTAACTGCAGGAGGGAAACTTGATGCACCTGTCCCTCAACGCATCTTCTGGGCACTTACCGAGGGAGCTGTCGCTGCTGTATTGTTGATTGGAGGTGGTCTGGGCGCGCTCCAAACAGCTGCCATATCCACTGGCCTGCCGTTTGCTATTTTACTCATTATATTAGCATTCAGCTTACTCAAAGGCTTACGAATGGAATATAGCAACATGATGGAACTGAAACGAGAAGAGGAGCGCAAAGAATATCAGGATACAATTGCCAATTTGATACGTAAACGCGAAAAAGCCAAATCATCTGGCAAAAGTGATGAACAAAAACAAAATTCATAA
- a CDS encoding universal stress protein, translating into MYQLDHILVCLDLTDMDDFLVRYSNFMVEKFKPQSITFMHVVRSYDIPKEILSTFSEMDAPLTEIVKEEVQEKVDEHFIHKNDIETIVTVEEGYTTETIVQYSQKHNITLTLMGKKIGYKGRGGVVRKVLSITPSSVLLISETTQHKIEHVMVRMDFTKIAGITMKMAEQLQELTGAKISCHHVYKLPLKYFPQNRPEDDEKLQMHVEKHSKKEYEKFAKRLKIDTKAIPCTWTLDVENEEAHILYNQALNIQADMILIGSKIKSEMADVILDTTSEKLAGPEKNIPVFVVKDRKQTLGFLEALFD; encoded by the coding sequence ATGTATCAACTTGATCATATACTAGTTTGTCTAGATCTTACGGACATGGATGATTTTCTTGTTCGTTACAGCAACTTCATGGTGGAGAAATTTAAGCCCCAAAGCATTACGTTCATGCACGTGGTGCGGTCTTACGATATCCCAAAAGAAATTTTGTCAACCTTTTCAGAAATGGATGCACCCCTCACAGAGATTGTCAAAGAAGAGGTGCAGGAAAAAGTTGATGAACATTTTATACATAAAAACGACATTGAAACCATTGTCACAGTAGAGGAAGGTTATACGACCGAAACCATTGTACAGTACAGCCAAAAACATAACATTACACTTACCCTTATGGGTAAGAAAATTGGTTACAAAGGACGCGGTGGAGTAGTACGAAAGGTATTGAGCATTACACCATCTTCAGTATTGCTCATCAGTGAAACCACCCAACACAAAATTGAGCATGTAATGGTGCGCATGGATTTCACTAAAATTGCAGGAATAACCATGAAAATGGCTGAGCAACTTCAAGAATTAACTGGAGCAAAAATATCATGTCACCATGTATACAAATTACCACTAAAATATTTCCCTCAAAACCGACCTGAAGATGATGAAAAGCTACAAATGCATGTAGAAAAACACAGTAAAAAAGAGTACGAGAAATTTGCAAAACGCCTAAAAATAGACACTAAAGCTATTCCATGCACATGGACACTTGATGTGGAGAATGAAGAAGCCCATATTCTATATAATCAGGCTTTGAACATTCAGGCAGATATGATTCTAATTGGTTCGAAAATTAAGTCTGAGATGGCCGATGTAATTCTTGATACGACTTCAGAAAAACTGGCCGGTCCGGAGAAAAATATTCCGGTATTTGTAGTCAAAGACCGTAAGCAAACCCTTGGATTTTTAGAAGCATTGTTTGATTAA
- a CDS encoding glycine betaine ABC transporter substrate-binding protein yields MIRQAFTYLLAISMSLFLMSSCDFETVEEEKERSIKLVYTDWSESVALNYLSTYLLEEKLGYNVITKLTNIESAYAELAEAKADVFTDAWLPKTQEKYYTRYAENLEKVSIIYPEARTGFVVPDYSPLKTIRDLQSHTHPVVGIDSGAGVMHKARLAIESYKLQTPLENLSEKAMVSKLENALKRREDIVVTGWEPHWIFARYEVRFLEDPDNLFGEKEKIYAISRKNLASKHPVAVRFFERMQLSKKQLNTLVYEIRVAEDPIQGVKKWIKHNEYVVNQWVKDLQPVRKKIM; encoded by the coding sequence ATGATACGACAAGCATTCACATATTTACTGGCAATTTCCATGAGCCTCTTTCTGATGAGCTCATGCGATTTTGAGACGGTTGAAGAGGAAAAAGAAAGAAGCATAAAACTGGTTTATACCGATTGGTCAGAGAGTGTGGCGTTAAACTACCTCTCAACTTATCTTCTGGAAGAAAAACTTGGGTACAATGTAATCACAAAGCTTACCAATATTGAATCAGCCTATGCTGAGCTGGCAGAAGCAAAAGCAGATGTTTTTACAGACGCCTGGTTACCAAAAACACAGGAAAAATATTACACCCGGTATGCTGAAAATCTTGAGAAGGTGAGCATCATCTATCCGGAAGCACGCACGGGATTCGTTGTTCCTGATTACAGCCCATTAAAAACTATCAGGGACCTGCAATCTCACACCCATCCGGTGGTTGGAATTGACTCCGGAGCGGGTGTTATGCACAAAGCCCGTTTGGCTATAGAATCATATAAACTTCAAACACCATTGGAGAATCTTTCAGAGAAAGCAATGGTATCGAAGCTTGAAAATGCCTTAAAACGTCGAGAGGATATTGTTGTAACAGGTTGGGAGCCCCATTGGATATTTGCCCGTTACGAAGTAAGGTTTTTGGAAGATCCTGACAATTTGTTTGGTGAAAAAGAGAAAATTTATGCCATCAGTCGCAAAAATCTGGCATCAAAACATCCTGTGGCTGTGCGGTTTTTTGAACGCATGCAACTTTCCAAAAAGCAACTCAATACGCTTGTTTATGAAATCCGTGTAGCCGAAGACCCAATTCAGGGAGTCAAAAAATGGATAAAGCATAATGAGTATGTCGTAAACCAGTGGGTGAAAGATTTGCAACCTGTTCGAAAGAAAATTATGTAG
- a CDS encoding cryptochrome/photolyase family protein, whose translation MHQINLIFPHQLFEKSPLFVNQFHVWLVEPDLFFRQYAFHKQKLLFHRASMSYYATYLRERGFAVHYIEGHKPEADIRTLIPRLGQQGVKVIHYIDPTDDWLSRRLKHASEKAGINLKSYQSPLFLNSINDLSSFFKPGKQQFSQTDFYKKQRKKRNILLSEDQKPVGGKWTYDTENRKKYPKKKQPPVVHYPVADQYFEEAVDYVKKHFSHNPGSIPDKPLYPYTHQSAKNWFSDFLTERFSEFGTYEDAIVKDAHFLHHSALTPMLNTGLITPEEVLVTTLNHATKNSIPLNSTEGFIRQIVGWREFMRGLYQFCGSDMRTRNFWNFHRKIPSSFYDGTTGIEPVDSTIKKLLNTAYLHHIERLMVVGNFMLLCEFHPDEVYRWFMELFIDAYDWVMVPNVYGMSQFADGGSMATKPYISGSNYLMKMSDFARGDWQATWDGLFWRFMHVHRNFFIQNPRLSMLVRTFDKMDTNKRQMHLENAEKFLSSI comes from the coding sequence ATGCATCAGATTAACCTCATATTTCCACATCAACTTTTTGAAAAGTCCCCCCTGTTTGTTAACCAGTTTCACGTTTGGTTGGTTGAACCAGATCTGTTTTTCAGGCAGTATGCATTTCACAAACAAAAACTGTTGTTTCACAGGGCTTCGATGAGTTACTATGCAACCTATTTGCGTGAACGCGGTTTTGCTGTTCATTATATTGAGGGTCACAAACCCGAAGCCGACATTCGGACACTGATTCCCAGGCTTGGACAGCAAGGTGTAAAAGTTATTCATTATATCGATCCAACGGATGATTGGTTGTCGCGCCGGTTGAAGCATGCCTCAGAAAAAGCAGGTATCAATCTCAAAAGTTACCAGTCACCCTTGTTTCTGAACTCGATCAATGACCTTAGCAGCTTTTTCAAACCGGGTAAGCAGCAGTTTTCACAAACGGATTTTTATAAAAAACAACGAAAAAAACGCAACATCCTGCTCTCAGAGGACCAAAAGCCTGTTGGTGGAAAATGGACATACGATACAGAAAATCGCAAAAAATACCCGAAGAAAAAGCAACCACCTGTGGTTCATTACCCTGTAGCAGATCAATATTTTGAAGAAGCTGTTGATTATGTAAAAAAGCACTTTTCTCACAATCCGGGTTCAATTCCGGATAAACCGCTTTATCCATACACCCATCAAAGTGCTAAAAACTGGTTCAGTGATTTTCTTACAGAGCGATTTAGTGAGTTTGGAACCTATGAAGATGCCATTGTAAAAGATGCGCATTTTTTGCATCACAGCGCACTCACTCCCATGCTGAATACGGGGCTAATTACACCGGAAGAGGTCCTGGTAACCACCCTTAATCATGCCACAAAAAATAGTATCCCGTTGAACTCTACAGAGGGTTTTATTCGACAAATAGTAGGTTGGCGTGAGTTTATGCGAGGTCTTTACCAGTTTTGTGGCAGCGATATGCGCACGCGAAATTTCTGGAATTTTCACCGAAAGATTCCATCATCTTTTTATGACGGCACAACAGGGATTGAGCCGGTGGATAGTACCATAAAAAAGTTACTGAACACAGCTTACCTGCATCATATTGAGCGGCTCATGGTAGTTGGCAATTTTATGCTCTTATGTGAATTCCATCCCGATGAAGTTTACCGTTGGTTCATGGAATTATTTATCGATGCCTACGATTGGGTAATGGTGCCAAATGTTTATGGTATGAGCCAGTTTGCAGATGGAGGAAGCATGGCTACAAAACCTTACATCAGTGGAAGTAATTACCTGATGAAAATGAGCGATTTTGCAAGAGGTGATTGGCAAGCCACCTGGGATGGTCTATTCTGGCGATTTATGCATGTCCATCGTAATTTTTTTATTCAAAATCCCCGATTAAGCATGTTGGTGCGAACTTTCGATAAAATGGATACAAATAAAAGACAAATGCATTTAGAAAACGCTGAAAAGTTTTTGAGTAGTATTTAG